In one Thermosipho ferrireducens genomic region, the following are encoded:
- a CDS encoding 2-C-methyl-D-erythritol 2,4-cyclodiphosphate synthase — MRITKINKNNIKMCAELIYKEKKNYYDYLFKNASFVLEKALSLNIPPFLSENSIVLENEDGEVLGILLYATKEAFRHRYERWFRILGLKVLGTGIKLASVIGQILIDFSTDDVYIISLVGKTPDITAELLYILIRQFEFSRIITDILEEEVEKYKNLGFILSGKPNKIMTRMFRTTRYRTISGIGWDTHPTTKNKKLFLGGVQIPADFGLEGHSDADVIIHSIIDSIVGVSLQKDIGELFPKSVTPKGFSSKKMLLDVLRLVKEKGFFPINVDCVIISGFMLGKFRTQISESLTSILKCPVSLKFKTGNNIYPESEGKCITAFCVTDMISI; from the coding sequence ATGAGAATAACAAAAATAAACAAAAACAACATAAAAATGTGTGCAGAACTAATTTATAAAGAAAAGAAAAATTATTATGATTATCTTTTCAAAAATGCAAGTTTTGTTTTAGAAAAAGCTCTTTCTTTAAACATTCCGCCATTTTTATCAGAAAACTCTATAGTGCTGGAAAACGAGGATGGAGAAGTTCTGGGGATACTCCTTTACGCCACTAAAGAAGCGTTTAGACATCGATACGAAAGGTGGTTCAGAATTCTTGGTCTAAAAGTTTTAGGTACTGGTATAAAATTAGCATCAGTTATTGGTCAAATTCTTATAGATTTTAGCACAGATGATGTATATATAATATCACTTGTAGGAAAAACCCCTGACATTACAGCTGAATTATTATACATACTTATAAGACAGTTTGAGTTCTCAAGAATCATAACAGACATACTTGAAGAAGAAGTAGAAAAATACAAAAATTTAGGATTCATTTTAAGTGGAAAACCAAATAAAATTATGACAAGAATGTTTAGAACAACACGCTATAGAACAATTAGTGGAATAGGCTGGGATACACATCCCACAACAAAAAACAAAAAACTCTTTTTAGGTGGTGTTCAGATACCTGCGGATTTTGGTCTCGAAGGTCACTCAGACGCAGATGTAATAATTCATAGCATAATAGATTCGATAGTTGGCGTTTCTTTACAGAAAGACATAGGTGAATTATTCCCAAAATCTGTTACACCAAAAGGCTTCAGCAGTAAAAAGATGTTACTCGATGTGTTACGCTTAGTAAAAGAAAAAGGCTTTTTTCCAATAAATGTAGATTGTGTTATTATTTCAGGTTTTATGCTCGGTAAATTTAGAACACAGATATCAGAAAGCTTAACTTCCATTTTAAAATGTCCGGTAAGTCTTAAATTCAAAACTGGAAATAATATATACCCGGAATCAGAAGGAAAGTGCATCACAGCTTTTTGCGTAACTGACATGATATCAATATAG
- the glgD gene encoding glucose-1-phosphate adenylyltransferase subunit GlgD, with protein sequence MKVLGLILAGGKSERLGKLVYKRASAAVPIAGKYRAIDFTLSNMVNSDIIKVGVLTQYNPRSLMDHLGSGKEWNLDRKKGGLYILQPYLGLTGEYWYKGTADAIFQNMSVLKRSEEDYVLIGSGDHIYKMIYNNLYMFHFQKSADVTLLTKNLDESYNMSDYGSVIVDKDMRIIDIREKVKNPPSNRAFLGVYFINKHLLMELLYSSVPAGGNDLLLDIIIPRLKELRVFAYDFNGYWRNIKKGINEYFKTNMEILLNKEIRRELFYRHGKVYTKLKDYPPAKFTSTSKIKNSIIADGCIVSGTVENSILFRGVVVKAGACIENSIIMQDSIVEEGAVVRNAILDKNCIIRSEQKLIGDFEPVVMEKRMVL encoded by the coding sequence TTGAAAGTCCTCGGACTGATTTTAGCCGGTGGTAAAAGTGAAAGATTGGGAAAACTCGTTTATAAAAGAGCAAGTGCTGCTGTTCCTATTGCCGGGAAATACCGTGCAATTGATTTTACTCTTAGCAATATGGTTAACTCTGACATAATAAAAGTAGGAGTTCTAACTCAGTATAATCCAAGAAGTCTTATGGATCATCTTGGTTCGGGGAAAGAGTGGAACCTGGACAGAAAAAAAGGTGGGTTATATATTCTTCAACCGTATCTGGGGTTGACTGGAGAATATTGGTATAAAGGCACTGCTGATGCCATTTTTCAAAATATGTCAGTTTTAAAAAGAAGTGAAGAAGATTACGTTCTTATAGGATCAGGAGATCATATTTATAAAATGATCTACAACAATTTGTATATGTTCCACTTTCAAAAATCTGCCGACGTAACGCTTCTGACAAAAAATCTGGATGAAAGCTATAATATGTCAGATTATGGAAGTGTAATAGTTGACAAGGACATGCGAATAATTGACATTCGTGAAAAAGTTAAAAACCCTCCTTCAAACAGAGCTTTTCTGGGGGTATACTTTATAAACAAACATCTTTTAATGGAACTCTTGTATTCTTCTGTTCCAGCAGGTGGGAATGATCTGCTTCTTGATATCATAATACCAAGACTTAAAGAACTTAGAGTTTTTGCATATGATTTTAACGGCTATTGGAGAAATATAAAAAAAGGAATAAACGAATATTTTAAAACAAACATGGAAATACTCCTGAATAAAGAAATTAGAAGGGAGCTTTTTTATAGACATGGAAAAGTATACACAAAATTAAAAGATTATCCACCGGCTAAATTCACTTCTACCTCCAAAATAAAAAATTCAATAATAGCAGACGGTTGTATTGTATCTGGAACTGTTGAAAACTCAATTCTTTTTCGAGGGGTTGTTGTAAAAGCAGGTGCTTGCATAGAAAACTCAATAATAATGCAGGATTCAATTGTTGAAGAAGGAGCAGTAGTTAGAAATGCAATTTTAGATAAAAACTGCATTATCAGATCAGAACAAAAACTCATAGGCGATTTTGAACCTGTAGTTATGGAAAAAAGAATGGTACTTTAG
- a CDS encoding glucose-1-phosphate adenylyltransferase, giving the protein MRNIVALILAGGQGTRLGVLTDKIAKPAVQFGGKYRLIDFTLSNCVNSGIYKVGVLTQYKPHLLNKHIGIGKPWDLDRKDGGVTILQPFFTEKQKVWFNGTADAVYQNIEFVDEYDPEYILVLSGDHVYSMDYNELIDFNISKGGVATVACIEVPLNEASRFGIMVTDLEDRIIEFQEKPEKPKSTLASLGIYVFQWDFIKQVLIEDARNPESSHDFGKNIIPKIIETNKVFAFPFEGYWKDVGTIKSYWEANLELTRPIPPFNIYDKNWRIYTHSEEMPPAYISNDTYIRNSIISEGCEIYGQVENSVLSQGVEVGKNTIIKNSVIMTKVKIGNNCYIENTIVAENCVIEDNVKIGVGDFSKSKLDNKIYNSEITVIGMDSVIKQNVTIGKNCVVGVEKTITNNTKIPSGGYF; this is encoded by the coding sequence ATGAGAAATATAGTTGCACTTATACTTGCCGGTGGTCAGGGAACACGCCTGGGCGTTTTAACAGATAAAATAGCAAAACCCGCCGTGCAGTTTGGTGGTAAATATAGATTAATTGATTTCACACTAAGCAACTGTGTCAACTCAGGTATCTACAAAGTTGGGGTTCTAACACAATATAAACCCCATCTTCTCAATAAACACATTGGTATTGGAAAACCATGGGATCTCGACCGTAAAGACGGTGGAGTTACGATCCTTCAGCCTTTTTTCACTGAAAAACAAAAAGTGTGGTTCAACGGTACAGCAGATGCTGTTTATCAAAATATAGAATTTGTAGATGAATACGATCCAGAATATATTCTGGTGCTTTCTGGTGATCATGTTTATTCCATGGATTATAACGAACTTATAGATTTTAATATATCTAAAGGTGGTGTAGCAACAGTCGCTTGCATAGAAGTACCTTTAAATGAAGCCAGCAGATTTGGAATAATGGTTACGGATCTGGAAGACAGAATAATAGAATTTCAAGAAAAACCTGAAAAACCAAAATCAACACTTGCTTCACTTGGAATTTATGTATTCCAGTGGGATTTTATCAAACAGGTTTTAATTGAGGATGCCAGAAATCCGGAAAGTTCACATGATTTTGGAAAAAATATAATTCCAAAAATTATAGAAACCAACAAAGTTTTTGCCTTTCCTTTTGAAGGATACTGGAAAGACGTAGGAACTATAAAATCCTATTGGGAAGCCAATTTAGAATTAACAAGACCAATACCACCCTTTAATATTTACGATAAAAATTGGAGAATATATACACACTCAGAAGAAATGCCCCCTGCATATATATCTAACGATACTTACATTAGAAATTCAATAATAAGTGAGGGTTGTGAAATTTACGGACAAGTTGAAAACTCTGTTCTTTCTCAGGGAGTGGAAGTAGGAAAAAATACCATAATAAAAAATTCTGTAATAATGACAAAGGTAAAAATCGGAAACAATTGTTACATTGAAAATACCATAGTCGCAGAAAACTGTGTGATAGAAGACAATGTCAAAATAGGTGTCGGAGATTTCTCAAAAAGCAAACTTGACAACAAAATTTATAATTCAGAAATTACTGTGATAGGAATGGATAGTGTTATAAAACAAAACGTAACCATAGGGAAAAATTGTGTGGTTGGTGTAGAAAAAACAATAACCAATAATACTAAGATACCATCAGGTGGATACTTTTAA
- the fmt gene encoding methionyl-tRNA formyltransferase, with protein MKILFLGTPEFAAEHLKYLLEKKYNVVGVISQPDKPRGRGKKLEPTPVKTIAQRFKIPVFQPKSLSKEGIKIIDETKPDIGIVVAYGKLLKQPFLDQIPFYNIHASLLPKYRGAAPIQRALENGENKTGITIFKIGEGMDNGPIALKKETKIGMYETYGELYEKLIIIGKELLIEFLEKYPLKLTPQDEHLATYAPKISKSDLKIDFHNSFEKVKNKIRAYDPFPGAQTFIHGKNVKVFHVFYHAPEKLQFAPGKIINISKEGATICCNDGIIKVKYIQFPGKKKITFFEAKNGKLIKEGDIFES; from the coding sequence GTGAAAATTCTTTTTCTTGGTACCCCTGAATTTGCAGCAGAACACTTAAAATACTTATTAGAAAAAAAATACAATGTGGTAGGTGTAATATCACAACCGGATAAACCAAGAGGCCGTGGGAAAAAACTGGAGCCAACGCCGGTAAAAACAATTGCTCAAAGATTTAAAATCCCTGTATTTCAACCAAAATCCCTTTCAAAAGAAGGGATAAAAATAATCGATGAAACAAAACCAGACATAGGCATTGTTGTTGCTTACGGTAAACTTTTAAAACAACCATTTTTAGACCAGATACCTTTTTATAATATTCATGCATCACTCTTACCAAAATATCGTGGAGCCGCTCCTATTCAAAGAGCTTTAGAAAATGGCGAAAACAAAACAGGTATAACTATTTTCAAAATAGGAGAAGGAATGGACAATGGACCAATTGCATTAAAAAAAGAAACAAAAATTGGAATGTACGAAACATACGGAGAACTTTATGAAAAACTTATCATTATTGGAAAAGAACTGCTTATAGAGTTTTTAGAAAAATACCCTTTAAAATTAACTCCTCAAGATGAACATCTTGCCACTTATGCTCCTAAAATATCAAAAAGCGACTTAAAAATAGATTTTCACAATAGTTTTGAAAAAGTGAAAAACAAAATCAGGGCTTATGATCCATTCCCGGGAGCTCAAACATTTATTCATGGAAAAAATGTAAAAGTTTTTCATGTTTTTTACCACGCACCTGAAAAATTACAATTTGCTCCAGGAAAGATTATAAATATATCAAAAGAAGGAGCTACTATCTGTTGTAATGATGGAATTATAAAAGTTAAATATATCCAATTTCCAGGGAAAAAGAAAATAACATTCTTTGAAGCTAAAAACGGAAAATTAATAAAGGAAGGTGACATATTTGAATCTTGA
- the fliW gene encoding flagellar assembly protein FliW, with translation MIFKTKFGEIDLQENEIITFPNGLPGFDNLRKFAIISFENTSPILWLVSLEDSNITLPIVDPWIFLKDYEFEISEEDIKELQINSEEDIAIWAVLTIPKGKPKETTINLLAPIVINIKKGIGKQIILNTEKYTIKHHLRELVRSQQKR, from the coding sequence TTGATATTCAAAACAAAGTTTGGAGAAATAGATCTTCAAGAAAATGAAATCATAACATTTCCAAATGGATTACCAGGATTTGATAACCTAAGAAAGTTTGCAATAATTTCTTTTGAAAATACTTCTCCTATACTGTGGCTCGTATCTTTAGAAGACTCAAACATTACATTACCTATTGTGGATCCATGGATTTTTTTAAAAGATTATGAATTTGAAATTTCTGAAGAAGATATAAAAGAATTACAAATAAATTCTGAAGAAGACATAGCTATCTGGGCTGTTCTTACTATTCCAAAAGGAAAACCAAAAGAAACCACAATAAATCTTTTAGCACCTATTGTAATAAATATAAAAAAAGGAATCGGCAAACAGATCATACTCAATACGGAAAAATATACTATAAAGCATCATTTGAGAGAACTTGTTAGAAGTCAGCAGAAGAGGTGA
- the gatC gene encoding Asp-tRNA(Asn)/Glu-tRNA(Gln) amidotransferase subunit GatC: MIINDKIVHDTAMLARIKIDDVELFKREMQKIVDYFEILSELDVSDETPMYNPIETPTTLRGNDVICFENTEKIIQNFPEKEERFIKIPGIHK; the protein is encoded by the coding sequence TTGATAATAAACGATAAAATTGTTCACGATACGGCAATGCTCGCAAGAATTAAAATAGATGATGTAGAATTATTTAAAAGAGAAATGCAAAAAATTGTGGATTACTTTGAAATTCTATCGGAACTGGATGTTTCTGACGAAACTCCTATGTACAATCCTATAGAAACTCCCACTACTTTGAGAGGGAATGATGTGATATGTTTTGAAAACACAGAAAAAATTATTCAAAACTTTCCTGAAAAAGAAGAAAGATTTATTAAAATCCCAGGAATCCACAAATAA
- the rsmA gene encoding 16S rRNA (adenine(1518)-N(6)/adenine(1519)-N(6))-dimethyltransferase RsmA: protein MKTSELLKLYGIKLNKNLGQNFLSNISVAEKIVNIANVKDDDVILEIGAGAGTLTEALLKTGAFVYAVEIDLQLKDVLYRLKHYKNLHLIFDDILKLDLSFLPENFRCISNIPYSITGHVIKKILFSNFFDAYLMVQKEVGERLLSKPGDSNRGFLTVVVQSICEIKKVLNVSKSNFVPNPEIDSSVIFFKKKKESLKNENLELYWQFVSNCFRQKRKTLRNNLKTFLNKEQIELLEKEIDLTKRPEDISERDFLKMWKIVYKKPL from the coding sequence ATGAAAACTTCCGAACTACTTAAACTTTATGGAATAAAATTAAATAAAAATCTGGGGCAAAATTTTTTGAGTAACATTTCAGTTGCCGAAAAAATAGTAAATATTGCAAACGTAAAAGACGATGATGTTATTTTAGAAATAGGAGCAGGAGCTGGAACGCTCACAGAAGCGCTCTTGAAAACGGGAGCATTTGTATATGCTGTGGAAATTGACTTACAATTAAAAGATGTCCTTTACAGGCTTAAACACTATAAAAATTTACACCTCATATTTGATGATATTTTAAAACTGGACCTTTCATTTTTACCAGAAAATTTCAGGTGTATTTCCAATATTCCATACTCTATAACTGGACATGTTATAAAAAAAATATTATTTTCAAATTTTTTTGATGCATATTTAATGGTTCAAAAAGAAGTAGGGGAAAGATTGCTTTCTAAACCTGGAGATTCAAATAGAGGCTTTTTAACTGTAGTTGTTCAAAGTATCTGTGAAATCAAAAAAGTTCTTAATGTCTCAAAAAGTAACTTCGTTCCAAATCCGGAAATCGACAGTAGTGTTATTTTCTTTAAAAAAAAGAAAGAAAGCCTTAAAAACGAAAACCTTGAACTTTATTGGCAATTTGTTTCTAATTGTTTTAGACAAAAAAGAAAAACTTTAAGAAATAACCTGAAAACGTTTTTGAACAAAGAACAAATTGAACTCCTTGAAAAAGAAATAGATTTAACGAAAAGACCGGAAGATATCAGCGAAAGAGATTTTCTAAAAATGTGGAAAATCGTGTACAAAAAGCCCCTATAA
- a CDS encoding YraN family protein produces the protein MKKKKDLLKSQESTNNSTRFSWKSAENAAISFLKRKGYKILSRNFRTKFGEIDIIALDDDTLVFIEVKSGNSDKVDPFERITNQKISKIERVAEFYMNYNRNFVYSRTRIDAIKVHKNKIFHQKGITDL, from the coding sequence CTGAAAAAGAAGAAAGATTTATTAAAATCCCAGGAATCCACAAATAACTCAACAAGGTTCTCTTGGAAATCAGCCGAAAATGCTGCAATATCTTTTTTGAAAAGAAAAGGATATAAAATATTATCCAGAAATTTCAGGACTAAATTTGGCGAAATAGATATTATCGCGTTAGACGATGATACTTTAGTTTTTATAGAAGTAAAATCGGGAAATAGCGACAAAGTAGATCCTTTTGAAAGAATAACCAATCAAAAAATATCAAAAATAGAAAGAGTGGCAGAGTTTTATATGAACTATAACAGAAATTTTGTTTATTCCAGAACCAGAATAGATGCTATAAAAGTTCATAAGAATAAAATCTTTCACCAAAAAGGAATTACAGATCTTTGA
- a CDS encoding SoxR reducing system RseC family protein, with amino-acid sequence MKEILKVSRVDEQYIYLEKDLSACGSCQLSGSCSVKSKSEIKVKKSSDVQVTPGDEVVVDIKLRGAAVAFFLYGLPIIALITGMGIGYLFSLNDIESFGIGFIFMSLAFVQNYFLEKKYSPEIIEVKKD; translated from the coding sequence TTGAAGGAGATTTTAAAAGTTTCAAGAGTTGACGAACAATATATATACCTTGAGAAAGATTTATCAGCTTGTGGAAGCTGTCAACTTTCTGGAAGTTGTAGTGTAAAAAGTAAAAGTGAAATAAAAGTTAAAAAAAGTTCAGATGTTCAAGTTACCCCAGGGGATGAAGTGGTTGTTGATATAAAACTGCGCGGTGCAGCAGTTGCGTTTTTTCTCTACGGATTACCAATTATTGCTTTAATCACTGGAATGGGTATTGGTTATCTCTTTTCTTTAAACGACATTGAAAGTTTCGGGATAGGTTTTATTTTCATGTCTCTGGCTTTTGTCCAAAATTATTTTTTAGAAAAGAAGTATTCTCCTGAGATCATAGAAGTAAAAAAAGATTAG
- the smpB gene encoding SsrA-binding protein SmpB — MKIIAKNKKAYTDYHLLETYEAGIELKGTEVKSLREAGANFKDSFCRIKNGEIFLLNLNIPPYKSGNIFNHDPERPRKLLLHKKEIHRLMGKVKEQGLTIIPTKIYFNNRNLAKVEIAVAKGKKLYDKREEIKKKEINKRMKEYLKKKR; from the coding sequence ATGAAAATAATAGCTAAAAATAAAAAAGCATACACAGATTATCACTTGCTTGAAACTTATGAAGCAGGTATTGAATTAAAAGGTACAGAAGTTAAATCTTTACGAGAAGCAGGGGCAAATTTCAAAGACAGTTTTTGTAGAATCAAAAATGGAGAAATTTTTTTGCTAAATTTAAACATACCACCGTATAAAAGTGGAAATATATTTAATCACGATCCAGAAAGACCCCGAAAACTTTTATTACACAAAAAAGAAATTCATAGATTAATGGGCAAAGTAAAAGAACAGGGATTAACGATAATACCGACAAAAATCTATTTCAATAATCGAAATCTTGCAAAAGTAGAAATTGCCGTAGCTAAAGGTAAAAAATTGTACGACAAACGCGAAGAAATCAAGAAAAAAGAAATAAACAAAAGAATGAAAGAATATTTAAAAAAGAAAAGATAG
- a CDS encoding alpha/beta hydrolase, whose protein sequence is MLHSFKKGTPEKGWVVLIHGLGEHIGRYEKLVSNLVNRNFGVIGFDLPGHGKSPGKRGHTSIEKVLKIIDELTDTIDKFFIFGHSLGGLIAIRYAQENNNKIRGLIASSPALHIKTTSLKKFLSNVLDLFVPSITMSNGIDPELLSRNKEAVENYLSDELVHDRISVRLGKSLLKNIKLAHEKVGLIFTPTLLLVGTKDRITPITGSILFYNDLQVMDKKIIRFDGGFHELFEDPEHGEEFYNIIYNWLEEHAEKR, encoded by the coding sequence GTGCTTCATTCTTTCAAAAAAGGAACTCCAGAAAAAGGTTGGGTCGTTTTAATTCATGGACTGGGTGAACATATTGGAAGATACGAAAAATTAGTTTCCAATTTAGTAAATAGAAACTTTGGTGTAATAGGTTTTGACCTTCCCGGACATGGTAAAAGTCCCGGGAAGAGGGGTCATACATCAATTGAAAAAGTTTTAAAGATAATAGATGAACTTACAGACACAATCGATAAGTTTTTTATATTTGGCCATAGTCTTGGGGGATTAATTGCTATTAGATATGCGCAGGAAAACAATAATAAAATACGTGGGCTCATTGCTTCTTCGCCTGCGCTACATATAAAAACCACTTCATTAAAAAAATTCCTTTCAAACGTTCTGGACTTGTTTGTACCATCTATTACTATGTCAAACGGAATTGACCCTGAATTATTATCAAGAAACAAAGAAGCTGTTGAAAACTATTTGTCTGATGAATTGGTACACGACAGGATTAGCGTTAGGTTAGGGAAAAGTTTGCTCAAAAATATAAAGCTTGCTCATGAAAAAGTAGGATTAATTTTTACTCCAACTCTTTTACTTGTTGGAACTAAAGACAGAATAACCCCTATAACAGGAAGTATACTATTTTATAATGATCTTCAAGTAATGGATAAGAAAATTATTCGGTTTGATGGAGGATTTCACGAACTTTTCGAAGATCCCGAACATGGTGAAGAGTTTTACAATATTATATACAATTGGTTAGAAGAACATGCAGAAAAGAGGTGA
- a CDS encoding DUF4899 domain-containing protein, translating to MDLYFVKVKGRSKATAEEFIGYFFGKANNAPEYDFIIVPMRFSEHLDSFTMEENIIEFREKLEKLKKDLLEEETVVSDLTLSFNTFLNTMMNKRGKLALGIEFTTAVKENDEGVLELIISNLIEDWSPKAELKIAFDGISLEEYSALTVLEMKGDFEDEEIAKIYKRPDLENIPEFFPVIDPINGVSITKFDIEDILYVVPVDISSTEEKLKEVYPNNFSGSKIKPFPGKIIGKEIIKTKKGNLFLIKIDLGENIIGKFVVSPSLKLLHDETLLKSSKRVEEIKTHGKIKVIRPSHSPVFTGSELLIAFLTTMFFAGFLIIILYILKIL from the coding sequence GTGGATTTATACTTTGTGAAAGTGAAGGGAAGAAGCAAAGCAACTGCTGAAGAGTTCATAGGATATTTCTTCGGAAAAGCAAACAATGCTCCGGAATATGATTTTATAATAGTTCCCATGAGGTTCTCTGAACATCTGGATTCTTTTACTATGGAAGAAAATATCATCGAATTTCGAGAAAAACTCGAAAAACTAAAAAAAGACCTTTTAGAAGAGGAAACTGTAGTATCTGATCTTACATTATCCTTCAACACATTTTTAAATACCATGATGAACAAACGTGGCAAACTTGCACTTGGCATAGAATTTACAACGGCAGTAAAAGAAAATGATGAAGGTGTTCTTGAACTCATTATCTCCAACCTCATAGAAGATTGGTCTCCAAAAGCTGAGTTGAAAATAGCTTTTGATGGTATAAGTCTGGAGGAATATTCCGCACTAACCGTTTTAGAAATGAAAGGAGACTTTGAGGATGAAGAGATAGCAAAAATTTACAAACGACCAGACTTAGAAAACATTCCGGAATTTTTCCCGGTAATTGATCCAATCAACGGAGTTTCCATAACCAAGTTTGATATAGAAGATATATTATATGTCGTACCTGTAGATATAAGTTCAACGGAAGAAAAATTAAAGGAAGTATATCCTAACAATTTTTCAGGTTCGAAAATCAAACCTTTCCCTGGAAAGATCATAGGAAAAGAAATCATAAAAACGAAAAAAGGAAATCTCTTTTTAATAAAAATCGACCTTGGAGAAAATATAATCGGAAAGTTTGTCGTAAGCCCAAGCCTAAAATTACTACATGATGAAACTTTACTAAAAAGCTCAAAAAGAGTTGAAGAAATTAAAACCCATGGAAAAATTAAAGTTATACGCCCTTCTCATTCCCCTGTATTTACCGGTTCAGAACTCCTTATAGCATTCCTGACTACTATGTTTTTTGCTGGTTTCCTGATTATAATATTATACATACTTAAAATTCTTTAG
- the deoC gene encoding deoxyribose-phosphate aldolase encodes MTILDKIEAKINEYRKNYAPKEFSTENVDVAKYIEHTNLKPTATEEDIKKLCEEAIKYSFRGVCVNPSFVSLVKNILNGTDVKIVTVVGFPLGSTLSEVKVQETSSVVLAGADEVDMVLHIGHLKAKNYDYVYEEIKKVVNAANVPVKVIIETCYLTTEEKIAACVISKEAGAAFVKTSTGFGTAGAKVEDIQLMRWCVGDNMGVKASGGVKSYQDALNMIKAGANSIGTSSGVQIIKG; translated from the coding sequence ATGACAATTCTCGACAAAATTGAAGCGAAAATCAATGAATACAGGAAAAACTATGCTCCAAAGGAATTTTCAACAGAAAATGTGGATGTTGCAAAATATATTGAACACACTAATCTCAAACCAACCGCTACCGAAGAAGATATCAAAAAATTATGCGAGGAAGCTATAAAATATTCTTTCAGAGGTGTATGTGTAAATCCATCTTTTGTAAGCTTAGTAAAAAATATATTAAATGGAACGGATGTAAAAATAGTTACAGTAGTGGGATTTCCATTGGGAAGCACACTTTCAGAGGTAAAAGTTCAGGAAACTTCATCGGTGGTACTGGCAGGCGCCGATGAAGTAGACATGGTGTTACACATTGGACATCTCAAAGCTAAAAATTACGATTACGTCTATGAAGAAATCAAAAAAGTTGTTAATGCAGCAAATGTACCTGTCAAAGTTATAATTGAAACATGTTATTTAACAACCGAAGAAAAAATAGCAGCCTGTGTTATATCAAAAGAAGCTGGTGCCGCTTTTGTTAAGACATCTACAGGTTTCGGTACTGCTGGTGCAAAAGTTGAAGACATTCAATTAATGAGGTGGTGCGTGGGAGACAACATGGGAGTAAAGGCTTCAGGAGGTGTTAAAAGTTATCAGGACGCACTTAATATGATCAAGGCAGGGGCTAACAGTATAGGAACGAGTTCTGGTGTTCAAATAATCAAGGGGTGA
- the csrA gene encoding carbon storage regulator CsrA has translation MLVLSRKIGESIIVGNNIEIVVIRIDGNTVKLGINAPRTIKVYRKEIYDQLLEENRKAIEFDLKDISEVTKFDNKR, from the coding sequence GTGCTTGTACTGTCAAGAAAAATAGGGGAAAGTATAATTGTTGGAAATAACATAGAAATTGTAGTAATAAGGATTGATGGAAACACAGTCAAACTGGGTATCAATGCTCCCAGAACTATAAAAGTTTATAGAAAAGAAATATATGATCAACTTCTTGAAGAAAACAGAAAAGCTATTGAATTCGATTTAAAAGACATATCGGAGGTGACCAAATTTGATAATAAACGATAA